One genomic region from Roseofilum casamattae BLCC-M143 encodes:
- a CDS encoding glycosyltransferase codes for MDEIILGLASISAIAWIALLGFWGQFWRGTPQMETLTHQSLNLAPENYPKVCVIIPARNEAEVLPRTLRSLVDRDYPGSTTILAIDDGSTDDTAAIAKSFVGVTVIAGEPLPSGWTGKLWAMEQGVRYSQTQQLLPDYYLFTDADIQHPVSNITQLVQKAEAEDLELVSLMVKLNCTSFWERLLIPAFIFFFQKLYPFPWVNNPQKAIAAAAGGCILIRRAALDRIGGLDGLRHALIDDCTLAQAVKSTGAGRIWLGLSQSTISLRSYTTLQPIWDMVARTAFTQLNYSPLLLLGTLLGMILVYLMPPLSIAWGSLRGEPAIAIVGALTWGLMAIAYAPTARLYDRSPFAGLQLPSIATLYTLMTVDSALRHWQGRGGAWKGRVYPKVEEK; via the coding sequence ATGGATGAGATAATTTTAGGACTGGCTAGTATATCGGCGATCGCCTGGATCGCCTTACTCGGGTTTTGGGGACAGTTTTGGCGAGGGACTCCGCAGATGGAAACCTTAACCCATCAATCTCTGAATCTAGCACCTGAAAACTATCCTAAAGTTTGCGTTATTATCCCAGCACGGAATGAAGCGGAAGTGTTACCGAGAACCTTGCGATCGCTGGTTGACCGAGACTATCCTGGTTCTACTACCATTTTAGCGATCGACGATGGCAGTACTGACGATACGGCTGCGATCGCAAAATCCTTTGTTGGTGTCACCGTCATTGCTGGCGAACCCCTTCCCTCAGGATGGACGGGGAAACTTTGGGCGATGGAACAAGGAGTGCGCTATAGCCAAACGCAACAGCTTTTACCGGACTACTATCTGTTTACCGATGCTGATATTCAACATCCTGTCAGCAACATCACGCAGTTGGTACAGAAAGCCGAAGCTGAAGACTTAGAGTTAGTGTCGCTCATGGTGAAACTGAACTGTACCAGTTTTTGGGAACGCTTGCTCATTCCCGCCTTTATCTTCTTTTTCCAGAAACTTTATCCTTTCCCTTGGGTGAATAATCCCCAGAAAGCTATTGCTGCTGCCGCAGGGGGGTGTATTTTAATTCGCCGCGCAGCTCTCGATCGCATTGGCGGACTCGATGGCCTGCGTCACGCTCTCATCGATGACTGTACTCTGGCTCAAGCCGTTAAATCTACTGGAGCCGGGCGGATCTGGTTGGGATTAAGCCAATCGACAATAAGTTTGCGTTCCTACACCACCTTACAACCAATTTGGGACATGGTGGCTCGCACTGCCTTTACCCAACTCAACTATTCTCCCCTATTGTTATTGGGAACGCTATTAGGCATGATTTTAGTCTATCTGATGCCTCCCCTGAGCATTGCCTGGGGCAGTCTGCGCGGAGAACCCGCGATCGCGATCGTCGGTGCGTTAACCTGGGGTTTAATGGCGATCGCCTATGCTCCCACAGCACGATTGTACGATCGATCTCCATTCGCCGGCTTGCAACTCCCCAGTATCGCCACACTTTATACGCTCATGACCGTAGATTCTGCCTTGCGCCATTGGCAAGGCCGTGGGGGAGCGTGGAAAGGGAGAGTTTATCCAAAAGTAGAAGAGAAGTAG